AGTCTCTTtactttttcactttttttagtagaatattacgaaatatttatattttgctatataatatttacattgtcAGAGCTCGAAGCATATTTAAATACGTGACAGATGTTCTAATTacctaaaatttttaacatagatataaaaatgttggaataatttaatataaatattgattaacttatattttttgcatattttcagcaataaaaaaatataataagatatgtTCTAATCATAgtcttataattttcattatactCACAACACCGAAAGTTGGAATAgacatatgaaatatttttccagctgtgattttaataacagttttcgagcgcaaaattattaaaattagaccAAGAACAGTTTTATGCGGCAAATAATACCAGTTTGTCATATAAGCTGCCTCCCCAACTTTTTTACACTGTCATAAAATTATCCATTACGTCaagagtaaataaataaaataatcagcagaataaattcaaaaatccATCAAACAAAGAATAAAcatgtaaaaagaatttttttggttataatcttatgaataaaaagaaataaagacaAATACGTTACCTGCTCTGTCACAAGTTCACCGATGAAGcagaatatgaaaatattaaacatcaTCCCTGTAAGTACCATAACATATGTTATTATAGTATTTATACTTTCCTCTTGCCATTCCTGAAACATAGGATATGTAAGTTGGAAGaatttgaaatcaaaataaagatgaaaaaatcatataaaatttatcatatattcaCCTTCTCAAATTATTAGCGTACCGTAATGGTATAATATCCTAGCATACACAAGTTGAATGTACTTCCGACCAACTCCACGAAACATATTTGACGCATAATTGCCTCCATACGTGAGAGAAATCTGTAATTGGGACATCcagtatatataattgtaatatttaagacatttaatattcttatacaaatattttatagagataaaaattataattctgtaaatatgtaatatatatcatGTTTACAAAAggatgataattttatatgtacactattaaacaaaaattacgaGATcgcttgttttaatttatgagATTACTATTTAAAATTGGCCTTATTTCTTGGCAAAAAACAAGTAATTCTCTAATTTTTTGAGAAATGTAGTTGTTCTTTATTACTAATATTCCATTTTATGAAAAGTCTATTTTCAAAGAAGTCAACTAAATGCCAGcgaaattgtataaaatgtgCGTGACTGTGTTAttcattatcataattatttgtgtgtatataatttttaagaatcgTCTTACTTCAACGCTCGCAAATGACGCTCCACGATGTCCATCAGTTTCAAGGACTGAAGGACTTCTCGTTTTTCATCGACGAGTTCTTCGAGGCGTAGTATCACCACGTTGAGCTGACCGCATGCGTGCATCGTGAAAACAGCGGCGAGACCGCATGCACTGACTGTAACATTATTCACCACAACGATCGAGAGGCACTGTAACACGAGCACGACCTCGTACACCGGACTGAATCTAGTATCCACGATTTTGTTGAAAGACGGACACGGTAAGCGACCTATCGTTATTGTCTCGTTGCCGATAGTCATGATTATCGGTGACAATCCTCTTGCCAGATTGTAGCAAAAAACACCACCTTGCATGATTAGCGCACAAACGCCCGCTATAACACGTCCCACTCTGGCGTTTCGTAACATCATTTTTCGATTGTGCTCCTTGTTTGCCAAACGCCAATCGAGTTCCATGTGCTCAATAGATCTGCCTATCCGATTGTTATGATACAAGAGCGAGCAGTAATTAATACCGCCCATGAGACAGTGGCTTGTCGGCCCTATTGCCTTGAGCTTCAAGCGGAAGTCTTTCTCTTCGaagaatatatacaatatagaaGGTATCACGGCGAAAGCTATTAAAGAATGACACATTATTCTCAGGACATTTATCAGGATATTTCTGGTCGTGGAGTGCGTCGATAATTCCGGCCAAGCACCTATCGGTTTCAAGAACCAGCGGTTCAGTTGAAGACTATAGTCACTATCTCGTTTATAAACCACAGAGCTGTCGGAGGCACGTTTCATGGTTGTTTCAATTCGCGGAAGGTACGTCAAGTACTGAAGACTTCTACCCCAGCTATGTCTCTTAACGCAGCAATAGTTACACTAGCGCTTGCGCGGACATatgagaagagagaaaaattgttgcacGATCTGTCTGAGACAGAACGCAATCGATACCTATAGTTCGCTGGACTTGTTGCATCAAATcgtagtttatattttataagtaatagAGTCAGTAACATTTAAACGTGGCTGGATAACATGACAAACCAGCGAGTGCAGTAAAATCGACAGTTATAACTTTCTCTTTGATAATAAGTTAGTGTTGTCAATATTAACTGTATTAAATAGAAGTGtgatattctttatttttgtgaattttacGTTATTAGTAGAATATtgtgt
This window of the Linepithema humile isolate Giens D197 chromosome 1, Lhum_UNIL_v1.0, whole genome shotgun sequence genome carries:
- the LOC105676645 gene encoding odorant receptor 82a-like gives rise to the protein MKRASDSSVVYKRDSDYSLQLNRWFLKPIGAWPELSTHSTTRNILINVLRIMCHSLIAFAVIPSILYIFFEEKDFRLKLKAIGPTSHCLMGGINYCSLLYHNNRIGRSIEHMELDWRLANKEHNRKMMLRNARVGRVIAGVCALIMQGGVFCYNLARGLSPIIMTIGNETITIGRLPCPSFNKIVDTRFSPVYEVVLVLQCLSIVVVNNVTVSACGLAAVFTMHACGQLNVVILRLEELVDEKREVLQSLKLMDIVERHLRALKFLSRMEAIMRQICFVELVGSTFNLCMLGYYTITEWQEESINTIITYVMVLTGMMFNIFIFCFIGELVTEQCKKVGEAAYMTNWYYLPHKTVLGLILIILRSKTVIKITAGKIFHMSIPTFGVVIRTSVTYLNMLRALTM